The DNA region CTCGGCCGCGCTTGCAATCGCAGCCAGCACGTGCGCGGTAGTCACGTGTCGCCCCTGGATGTCATTCAGGTGACTATCGTTGGTTTCGCCGACCAGCGGGTTGACGCTCGTCGTGCGGATGCCGATCTCGGGGCTCTGGCTGATGGCATAGTCTACCAGGGCGTCGAACACCCGGCCGACATTGAGCGTGCTGGTCAGCGCGATCGGCGTCTCGATGTTGCCCAGTTCCCGCACCTGCTCGAAGCCGGTCGGCTTGCCAAAGCCGTTGATGGTTTGCACCGCTGCCGGCGCCTTCTCGCGAAACAGGTTGCCGCCATGCGGAAGGATCACGGTCACGCCGGTGCGCACCGGACCTGCGCCCGGGCGCAGCGGCCCATCGCCGCTGACCAGCGTCGTATGCCCGACCTTGACCCCGGCCACATCGGTGATGGCGTTGAGCCGGCCGGTCGGCAGTTCGCCCGTTGTAATGCCCACCTCTCGCATGCGCGCACGCGCCATGGTTCGCTCCCGGTGTACGTTGTCGTGCCGAATGGCCGCGTGGCCCGCTCAGCACTGTCTACAGTCCACGATTCTACCATCGGACGGCGCATTCCCCAATGCGCTGTACGATTCAACCCGCCATGCCTTGCAGGTAGGGGCGAAGCATCGGGGCCGCGCGGTACGATAATGAGAGCCCGTACGCCCGATGCTTCGCCCCTACGACGCGCATTGGCGCGGCCATCGCATCCGGAGTAAAATGTTGCCTTGCGAGCGCGGCGCCATCAACACGTCCGCTGGCCGCGCACGCCGACATCAAGAGGAGCACTCCCTTGCAGCGCACCGCAAATCAGGGCCCAGGCATCTTTGCGCGCCTGCCCGTTCATTACGCATGGATCGTCACCGGCATCACCTGCCTCGTGCTGCTGGCCGCGGCCGGCGTGCGCGCCGCGCCGAGCGTTCTGATCAAGCCGCTGGAGACCGAGTTCGGCTGGAGCCGGTCGAGCATCTCGTTCGCCGTGGCGGTCAGCATCCTGTGGTTCGGTCTGGGCGGCCCGATCGCCGGCACGCTCGTCGATCGCTTCGGCCCGCGCCGCATTATGGCCTTCGGATTGGTGTTGATTGCCGCCGGCACCTTCGACACGCTGACGATCAGCGAACTGTGGCAGTTCCACCTCTTCTGGGGACTGATCGTCGGCGTCGGCACCGGCGCGCTGGCCAACGTGCTCGGCGCGGCGATTTCACAGCGCTGGTTCCGCAAGCACCGCGGTCTGGTGGTTGGGCTGTTCGGCGCGGCATCGGCGGCCGGGCAACTGATCTTCCTGCCTACGCTGATGAACATGACCGCCACCTCCGGCTGGCGCAGCGCGCTGACGTTCGTGGCCGTCTTTGTCGCCGCGCTGCTCGTGCCGCTGATCGTGTTCATGCGCAATCGCCCGGAGGACGTCGGCCTGCGGGCGGTCGGCGACGACGGGGCGCACGTCGAAGGCGGCGAAATGGCGCAGCGCACGCCGCTGCGCGAGGCTTTGCGCACACGCGACTTCGCACATGGTCGGCGCGAGCGTGGCCGCGTACACCGGCGGCGCACTGCACGATGCGCTGGGCGACTACACGGTGGCGTTCATGTCTGCCGCACTGCTCGGGCTGATTGCGGCCGGCTTCTCATACAGCATTCAGCGCGGCCGCAAGTGGCAGGCCGTCCCCGCTTGATACACAACCATCACAACTGAACGACCGTAGAAACCACGAAGGCACTGAGTACTCGGATAGAGTATTCAGTGCCTCTGTCTCTTCGTGGTGAAGCGCTTTGACTCAGATTGCGACTGCCATGCCATCCCCGCGCGAATCCGATGCGCCGGTCATGACGCCGCGCGCCGCATCGAAAGCGATCATCTGCGCCACCCCGCCCACGTCGGCGACACGCACCGGATGGCCCTTCGCCTCCAGCGCATGCCGGACATCGGACGGCAGCGCGGCCTCCACGTCCAGGCTCATTGGCCGGTCCAGCCCGGCCGGATCGGTGCCCGGCACGCTCAGCCAGCGCGGCGCATCGACTGCCGGCTGTAAGCCCAGCCTATGATCCAACACGGCGGTGATCAACTGCACGCCCGCTTGCGTCTGCAGGTCGCCGCCCGGCGTGCCGCCGACCAGCGACGCTTTGCCGTCGCGCGTGGCGAGAAAACAGGAGAGCGTGTGCATCGTGCGCTTGCCCGGCGCCAGTGCATTCGGATGGTTCGGCTGCAGCACAAACCCGCGTCCGGCGCGATTGTTGAACAGGATGCCGGTACCCGGCGCGACAAAATCACTGCCGAACGCCTTGGAGAGGCTGTGAATGAACGACACCGCGTTGCCGGCCGCATCGGCCACGCAGAAGTAACTCGTATCCCCGTCGGCCACCGGCAGCGGCAGCGTCTGCGTGGAAGCCCGCAGCGGATCGATGGCGGCGCGCGCGCCTTCGGCGTACGCCTTTGACAGCAGCGTGTCGAGCGGCCAGCTCACAAAGGCCGGGTCGCCGGCATAGCGGTTGCGGTCGGCGAACGCGATCTTCTTCGCTTCGATCATCAGGTGGATCGCATCAGCCGAGTTATGCGCAAGCCCGGCCAGGTCGAAGCCTTCGAGGATGTTCAGCATCTCCAGCAGCATGAATCCCTGCGACGGCGGC from Chloroflexota bacterium includes:
- a CDS encoding MFS transporter → MQRTANQGPGIFARLPVHYAWIVTGITCLVLLAAAGVRAAPSVLIKPLETEFGWSRSSISFAVAVSILWFGLGGPIAGTLVDRFGPRRIMAFGLVLIAAGTFDTLTISELWQFHLFWGLIVGVGTGALANVLGAAISQRWFRKHRGLVVGLFGAASAAGQLIFLPTLMNMTATSGWRSALTFVAVFVAALLVPLIVFMRNRPEDVGLRAVGDDGAHVEGGEMAQRTPLREALRTRDFAHGRRERGRVHRRRTARCAGRLHGGVHVCRTARADCGRLLIQHSARPQVAGRPRLIHNHHN
- the ggt gene encoding gamma-glutamyltransferase — its product is MHSRSEVYSARGLVCSNSPLAASAGARVLADGGNAFDAALTVAAVEAVVQPPMCGLGGDVFALGYQASNGRVFGLNGSGGAPSGATIEFYRERGFKQMPLNGPLSIAVPGAVHAWETFHAHFCTRPFGQLLEPAIAYAAEGFPVPPRMAGHFAASARNLAKFPASAEAYLRGEEPYRAGDRLVQRDLARSLARVADGGAEEFYRGDLSRALLKGLDDAGALFTASDFAKHQSELYEPPSVTYRGHTIYEPKPPSQGFMLLEMLNILEGFDLAGLAHNSADAIHLMIEAKKIAFADRNRYAGDPAFVSWPLDTLLSKAYAEGARAAIDPLRASTQTLPLPVADGDTSYFCVADAAGNAVSFIHSLSKAFGSDFVAPGTGILFNNRAGRGFVLQPNHPNALAPGKRTMHTLSCFLATRDGKASLVGGTPGGDLQTQAGVQLITAVLDHRLGLQPAVDAPRWLSVPGTDPAGLDRPMSLDVEAALPSDVRHALEAKGHPVRVADVGGVAQMIAFDAARGVMTGASDSRGDGMAVAI